The DNA sequence GTTGTTTACCCCGCACGACCAAAAACAATTACGGACGTTCTCTCTCGGACGCCGTGACGTGGAGTCGAATACCCACGACTGGTCGAAAGAAGGTGAAAAACGGAAAAACGGACGTATTCAGGCGTAGCGTTCGAGTTCCGGTCGGTCGAGGTCGGAGAGGACTTCACCGGCGGTGTCGTCGAGAAGGCTTCGACCGTCAGCCGTGATTTCGCGGCCGCGGTGTTCGTTGGACTGGATGAGGTCTTCCTCTTCGAGTTGCTGGAGGATGGTTCGGATGACCTTCTTGCTGCCGTCCGATCGGTGGCTCGGAGCGACGGCGTAGCGGTTCGAACCGCCCTTGCTGCCGCCGTATTCGGTCGAAAGTCGCTCGACACCGATGGGGCCGTTCATGGCGACCTTGCGAAGGAGGCTTCCGGCGCGGATGTGCCAGAAGTTCTCCTGTTCCGGAGGCAGTTCGCGCTGAGCACCCGTCTTCGTGAATTCTGCCCAGTCCGGTCGGTCGAATCGTTCTTCGAGGTCGTCGGCGAGCGCGTCGATAAGCGCATCCGCCGGAACGTCGTAGAGCGTCGTCATAGGACAGATTTCCTTGCGACGGCGTTTAAAGCCATCGTTACGGAGTAGGGACCCACCGTCAGTCGCTTCTGACGCTGCCGGTCTTCGCGTTGTCGGCTTCCAACATCGCCGTCGTGGAACCGCCGATGAGGACCGGAAGGAAGTACGTCGCGCCACGGTGAATCAGCGCTGCCGCGCTCGCCGTCGTCGCCGAGACCCCGGCGATGGGGACGAGCAGGATGACCAACACGGCGTCGACTCCGCCGAGACCACCGGGAAGTGGGGTGATACTGGCCATACTTCCGAGGGGGATTACGAACAGAACGGCCGCGAACGGGACGGTGTATCCGAGCGCGTAGAACGACAGCCAGAGTGACACCGCCGAGAGAAACCATCCGAACGCCGAGAAAAATATCGAAAGCGCGAGGCCACGACGGTTCCCCGCGACGCGTTCGATAGCGTCGAAAAACCCGCGGAGGCGGTGAACTACCGCCGCTTTGCTCGTCGGCGTGAGCCGCGGTACGAACCGGGCCAAGCCGCCGACGACCCTCACGACGATGTCGGCGATTTTCATC is a window from the Haladaptatus sp. R4 genome containing:
- a CDS encoding 30S ribosomal protein S19e, with the protein product MTTLYDVPADALIDALADDLEERFDRPDWAEFTKTGAQRELPPEQENFWHIRAGSLLRKVAMNGPIGVERLSTEYGGSKGGSNRYAVAPSHRSDGSKKVIRTILQQLEEEDLIQSNEHRGREITADGRSLLDDTAGEVLSDLDRPELERYA